The genomic region GATGCACAGGGTAAACGAATTCGACGTCGGCGAATCGATCCGCCAGCCGGGCGATCGCTCCGCAAATGGCTTCGAAGCCTGCTCCGAAATTTTCGCGGCGATGTCCGGTGATCAGCACCATCCGGCGCTCGCCTAAGTTCGCGTATTTCTTTCCCCAAGGAGCATCGTGCGAGCGTTCCCGCTGCGTCGCACACAGGAGCGCGTCGATCACCGTGTTGCCGGTTACGTGGACCGTCGCTGGATTTGTTTTCTCCGCGAGCAGCGCCTCGGCGGCTCGTTGTGTCGGCGCACAATGGAGCGCCGCGACGATGCCCGCCACGCGGCGATTGAATTCTTCCGGCCAGGGGGCCTGTAAGTCGTGCGTCCTAAGTCCGGCTTCGACATGCACAAACGGAATCCGTCGATAGAACGCGGCCACGGAGGCGGCCATCACCGTGGTCGTATCCCCTTGCCCGACGACGCAATCCGGCTGGAATCGGACAATCGCCTCGTCGATGCCGGTCAGACACCGGGCGGTCAAACTCGCGAGCGTCTGATTGGGTTGCATCAGTTCCAGGTCGAGGTCGGCCTGGATGCCGAAATAGTCGGTCACCTGGGCCAGCATTTCCTTGTGCTGCCCGGTCAGGCAGACGATCGGTTCGACGCGATCCGCGCGCCGCAG from Planctomycetia bacterium harbors:
- the wecB gene encoding UDP-N-acetylglucosamine 2-epimerase (non-hydrolyzing), whose protein sequence is MSKLRPLLIFGTRPEAIKMAPVVHECLRRADRVEPIVCLTGQHKEMLAQVTDYFGIQADLDLELMQPNQTLASLTARCLTGIDEAIVRFQPDCVVGQGDTTTVMAASVAAFYRRIPFVHVEAGLRTHDLQAPWPEEFNRRVAGIVAALHCAPTQRAAEALLAEKTNPATVHVTGNTVIDALLCATQRERSHDAPWGKKYANLGERRMVLITGHRRENFGAGFEAICGAIARLADRFADVEFVYPVHLNPNVQGPVYRVLGDRQNIHLVPPAPYPEFVWLMDRSSVILTDSGGVQEEAPSLHKPVLVMRDTTERPEAVEAGAVELVGTSAERIVERLSMLLTDEQEYRRRQIDTNPYGDGQAAQRIVELMLQQGWERTA